The Enterobacter oligotrophicus sequence CGGTTTTCACCGCGTCGAGGTTAAAAGAGGAAGCGAGTCCGAGGCTGATCGGGAAGACAGTACGCTGGCCGTGCAGCACATCATAGGCGAAGAAAAGAGGAATTTTCAGGCGGCTGAGTTCCATCACCTGATCCTGCATTTTGCGGATATCCGGGCGGGTGACCGTGTTAAAGATCGCGCCAACCTGTCCGTCTTTGATCATCTCACGGATGGCCTCTTTCGGGTTATCCGGGCCGACGCTTATCAGGCGTAACTGGCCGATTTTCTCATCGACCGTCATCTTTTTGAGCAATTCCGTGACAAACGCATCCCGTGCTTCAGGCGTGAGCGGGTGATTGCCAAATAAATCCTCTGCCAGCGCAGGTTGCAGCGCCAGGCTAACGGCGACACCTACAGAACATAGCCATTTCATGTCGTTTTACTCTCTCATCAATAACCGCCGGAAGAACTCGGCCAGACCGTGCGAAAAGCGCAGTGTGCCACAAACCCTCTGAACGTTGCAGGGTTATTCTCTGATTTTTCTCATGAATATTAGACCGCTTAAGGGTTAATCGCGCTATGCTTTACAGCGAGAAATTTGCCCCACCACAAGGAGTGGAAGATGTCTTCTGTTCGAACTGACGATAACAACGCATTTATTAACGAACTGTCGCGCCTGGTTGGTCACTCTCACCTGCTTACCGACCCGGCCAAAACCGCCCGTTACCGCAAGGGCTTTCGTTCCGGCCAGGGCGACGCGCTGGCGGTGGTATTCCCCGGCACGCTGCTGGAGCTGTGGCGCGTACTGAGCGCCTGCGTCGTCGCCGATAAAATTATCTTAATGCAGGCCGCCAATACCGGCCTGACCGAAGGTTCAACGCCAAACGGCAATGATTACGATCGCGACATTGTCATCATCAGCACCCTGCGCCTCGACAAACTGCACCTGCTGGACAAAGGTGAACAGGTGCTCGCCTTCCCCGGCACCACGCTTTATTCGCTGGAAAAAGCGCTTAAGCCGCTGGGGCGTGAACCGCATTCTGTGATCGGCTCCTCCTGCATTGGTGCGTCGGTGATTGGCGGGATCTGCAATAACTCCGGGGGCTCGCTGGTGCAGCGTGGCCCCGCTTACACCGAGATGTCGCTCTACGCCCGTATCGATGAAAACGGCAAGCTGACGCTGGTGAACCATCTGGGTATCGATCTGGGCGTCACGCCAGAACAGATCCTCAGCAAACTCGACGATGACCGCGTGAAGGACGAAGACGTTCAGCATGATGGCCGCCACGCGCATGACCACGACTACGTGACCCGCGTGCGCGATATCGAGGCGGACACGCCTGCGCGTTATAACGCTGACCCGGACCGCCTGTTTGAATCCTCCGGTTGTGCGGGCAAACTTGCGGTCTTTGCCGTGCGCCTCGATACCTTCCCGGCCGAGAAAAAGCAGCAGGTGTTTTATATCGGCACCAACCAGCCTGAGGTACTGACCGAAATTCGACGTCATATTCTGGGCGAATTCACCCATCTGCCGGTGGCAGGCGAGTATATGCACCGGGACATTTACGACATCGCCGAACGCTACGGGAAAGACACCTTCCTGATGATCGACAAGCTCGGCACCGACAAAATGCCGTTCTTCTTCACCATGAAGGGGCGCACCGACGCCATGCTGGATAAGGTGTCGCTGTTTAAGCCACACTTTACTGACCGCTTCATGCAGAAACTGGGCAATGTCTTCCCGGCACATTTACCGGAGCGAATGAAGACCTGGCGCGACAAGTATGAACACCATCTGCTGCTGAAAATGGCCGGGGACGGGATTGCCGAAGCGCAAACCTGGCTGACCGAATTCTTCAAAACCGCCGACGGGGATTTCTTTGCCTGTACGCCTGAAGAAGGGAGCAAAGCCTTCCTGCACCGTTTCGCGGCTGCGGGTGCGGCCATTCGGTATCAGGCCGTTCATTCCGAAGAGGTGGAAGACATTCTGGCGCTGGATATCGCTCTGCGTCGAAACGATACCGAATGGTTTGAACACCTGCCGCCGGAGATCGACAGCAAGCTGGTGCACAAGCTCTATTACGGCCATTTTATGTGCTACGTTTTCCACCAGGATTACATCGTCAAAAAAGGCGTCGACGCGCATGAGTTGAAAGAGCAAATGCTCGCCCTGCTGCGCGAGCGCGGCGCACAATATCCTGCGGAACATAACGTCGGTCATCTGTATAAAGCGCCAGAGACACTTAAGCGGTTTTATCGCGAAAATGACCCTACAAACAGTATGAATCCCGGCATTGGTAAAACAACGCGGAAGAAATACTGGAAAGAGAGTGCCGAAACCGAGCAGCACAATACGCAAGCCTCTGATTGAAGCACACCGTCATATTTAAGAGATTGTTAAGCGCGTCTCAAACGTAATAGAGTAATTGCCTGTTGCCGGAGAAACCTTTCTCCGGCCTTCAATGATGAGGAGCAGGCACATCATGTCGGCAGTAGAGGCGTTATCCGAAACCGAAGTGGAAGTGCGCGATGCCCTTCCTGACGATGTGCATGCCATCTCGGCCATCTATGCCTGGCATGTGCTCCATGGTCGCGCATCGTTTGAAGAAGTTCCCCCCACCGTCGACGAAATGCGTGAGCGTTTGAAAAACGTGACCGGAAGCGGTTTACCGTGGCTGGTTGCGCTGTATCGCGGCATCGTCGTAGGCTATTGCTATGCCACGCCCTATCGCCCGCGTCATGCCTACCGCTATACGCTTGAGGAGTCCATTTATGTGGATGCCAGCACTACCGGACGCGGTTTTGGTACGGCGCTGATGGATGCCCTGATTGCACGGTGTGAGCAAGGTCCCTGGCGGCAGATGATTGCTGTGGTCGGTGACGGAAACAATAATGCGGGATCGTTACGACTGCATAAAAAGCATGGCTTCGAGGTTGTCGGTCAGTTGCGCAGCGTAGGCTATAAGAAGGGGGACTGGCGGGATACGTTGATCATGCAGCGTCCACTCAACGATGGTGACTGGACGCTGCCGGAGTAGGCGCTTTCGCCCGGTGGCGCTTCGCTTACCTGGCCTACGTGTTGGGCTGCTTTAGGGCCGTAGGCCGGGTAAGGCGAAGCCGCCACCCGGCACAGACAGGCGACTCAGTCGTTTTGCGCCGTCGCCATCTGTTCCGCTTTCTGCTTTTTATACGTCAACGCAGCGGCCGGAACCGGCTGCACTTTCCCGGTCTCAATCCAGGTACGCAGACGGCTGGCATCCGCAAAATGGGTATATTTGCCGAAGGCATCCATCACCACCAGCGCCACCGGCTTACCGTTAAACACGGTG is a genomic window containing:
- the dld gene encoding D-lactate dehydrogenase; translation: MSSVRTDDNNAFINELSRLVGHSHLLTDPAKTARYRKGFRSGQGDALAVVFPGTLLELWRVLSACVVADKIILMQAANTGLTEGSTPNGNDYDRDIVIISTLRLDKLHLLDKGEQVLAFPGTTLYSLEKALKPLGREPHSVIGSSCIGASVIGGICNNSGGSLVQRGPAYTEMSLYARIDENGKLTLVNHLGIDLGVTPEQILSKLDDDRVKDEDVQHDGRHAHDHDYVTRVRDIEADTPARYNADPDRLFESSGCAGKLAVFAVRLDTFPAEKKQQVFYIGTNQPEVLTEIRRHILGEFTHLPVAGEYMHRDIYDIAERYGKDTFLMIDKLGTDKMPFFFTMKGRTDAMLDKVSLFKPHFTDRFMQKLGNVFPAHLPERMKTWRDKYEHHLLLKMAGDGIAEAQTWLTEFFKTADGDFFACTPEEGSKAFLHRFAAAGAAIRYQAVHSEEVEDILALDIALRRNDTEWFEHLPPEIDSKLVHKLYYGHFMCYVFHQDYIVKKGVDAHELKEQMLALLRERGAQYPAEHNVGHLYKAPETLKRFYRENDPTNSMNPGIGKTTRKKYWKESAETEQHNTQASD
- a CDS encoding GNAT family N-acetyltransferase, with protein sequence MSAVEALSETEVEVRDALPDDVHAISAIYAWHVLHGRASFEEVPPTVDEMRERLKNVTGSGLPWLVALYRGIVVGYCYATPYRPRHAYRYTLEESIYVDASTTGRGFGTALMDALIARCEQGPWRQMIAVVGDGNNNAGSLRLHKKHGFEVVGQLRSVGYKKGDWRDTLIMQRPLNDGDWTLPE